A part of Arthrobacter dokdonellae genomic DNA contains:
- the pstS gene encoding phosphate ABC transporter substrate-binding protein PstS — translation MKALHIARVAAVLTVGALALTACGTDNAVTPGAGGTTAGPGASVTGTLTGTGATSISAAMDAWKAGFESANAGATVQYSPEGSGAGRKALIAGAVQFAGSDAYMKDAELASAKAKCGPDGAIDVPWYISPIAVAFNVPGVKDLKLDAGTVARIFRGEIKNWNDPAIKASNPSAALPDLAITPVHRSDNSGTTENFTDYLAQAAKSVWTDAKSGDWPSALPGENAKGTSGVVKTVAETAGAVTYADDSAVTGDLGKAELKVGDAYVPVTAEAAAKAVDQAKPVAGRSANDLSLKLDRTTTVAGAYPAVLVSYGVFCAHYPDAKTVDLVKAFGNFVVGDAGQKAAADAAKSAPLSAALAAKAKASIDSITVAK, via the coding sequence GTGAAGGCACTACACATAGCTCGGGTGGCAGCAGTTCTCACCGTCGGCGCGCTCGCCCTGACTGCCTGCGGCACGGACAACGCCGTGACACCCGGCGCGGGCGGCACAACCGCTGGACCCGGAGCATCCGTCACCGGGACGCTGACGGGCACCGGCGCCACCTCCATCTCCGCCGCCATGGATGCCTGGAAGGCCGGCTTCGAGTCCGCCAACGCCGGTGCCACGGTCCAGTACTCGCCTGAAGGCTCCGGTGCGGGCCGGAAGGCGTTGATCGCCGGTGCGGTGCAGTTTGCCGGTTCGGACGCCTACATGAAGGACGCGGAACTCGCCAGCGCGAAGGCCAAGTGCGGCCCCGACGGCGCCATCGACGTCCCGTGGTACATCTCCCCGATCGCTGTTGCGTTCAACGTCCCCGGCGTGAAGGACCTCAAGCTCGACGCCGGCACCGTCGCCAGGATCTTCCGCGGCGAGATCAAGAACTGGAACGATCCCGCCATCAAGGCGTCGAACCCGTCCGCAGCCCTTCCGGACCTGGCGATCACGCCTGTGCACCGTTCGGACAACTCGGGCACCACCGAAAACTTCACGGACTACCTGGCGCAGGCGGCCAAGTCGGTCTGGACCGACGCCAAGTCCGGCGACTGGCCCTCCGCGCTGCCGGGCGAGAACGCCAAGGGCACCTCCGGCGTCGTCAAGACAGTGGCCGAGACCGCCGGCGCCGTCACGTATGCCGACGACTCGGCCGTCACCGGCGACCTCGGCAAGGCCGAGCTGAAAGTTGGCGACGCGTACGTTCCCGTCACCGCCGAGGCCGCAGCCAAGGCGGTCGACCAGGCCAAGCCCGTGGCGGGGCGCTCCGCCAACGACCTCTCGCTGAAGCTGGACCGCACCACCACCGTGGCCGGCGCCTACCCGGCCGTCCTGGTTTCCTACGGCGTGTTCTGCGCCCACTACCCGGACGCCAAGACCGTTGACCTGGTGAAGGCCTTCGGCAATTTCGTGGTCGGCGACGCCGGACAGAAGGCTGCCGCCGACGCCGCCAAGAGCGCCCCGCTGTCCGCCGCGCTCGCCGCCAAGGCAAAGGCCTCGATCGACTCCATCACCGTTGCCAAGTAG
- the pstC gene encoding phosphate ABC transporter permease subunit PstC: protein MSTIKPAPKARTRQAGSGRTGDKVFSAAALGAGVLIVVVLFAVAMFLVIQALPTFSAAPADITGGRGFASYILPIVVGTLIAAAIALVIATPVGIAVALFISHYAPRGMARGLGYVVDLLAAIPSVIYGAWGATFLASQLKVPYQWLADNLGWIPIFAGPASGTGKTILTAGIVLAVMVLPIIASLAREIFLQAPMLHQEAALALGATRWEMIRMAVLPFARGGIISAVMLGLGRALGETMAVALVLSSGPLIASLIRSGNQTIAAEIALNFPEAFGLRLHELIAAGLVLFLITLLVNMVARWIISRHKEFSGAN from the coding sequence TTGTCCACCATCAAGCCCGCACCCAAGGCGAGGACACGGCAGGCCGGCTCCGGCCGCACAGGAGACAAGGTGTTCTCCGCCGCTGCGCTCGGCGCCGGCGTGCTGATCGTCGTCGTGCTGTTTGCCGTCGCCATGTTCCTGGTCATCCAGGCCCTGCCGACCTTCAGCGCCGCGCCCGCCGACATCACCGGAGGCAGGGGGTTCGCCTCCTACATCCTTCCCATAGTCGTCGGAACCCTGATTGCAGCGGCCATTGCGCTGGTCATCGCCACGCCGGTGGGGATTGCGGTGGCGTTGTTCATCTCGCACTACGCACCGCGCGGGATGGCACGCGGGCTGGGCTATGTGGTGGACCTGCTCGCCGCCATTCCCTCGGTCATCTATGGTGCGTGGGGCGCCACGTTTCTGGCGTCCCAGCTGAAGGTGCCGTACCAGTGGCTGGCGGACAACCTTGGCTGGATCCCGATCTTTGCCGGACCCGCGTCCGGCACGGGCAAGACCATCCTGACGGCCGGCATTGTGCTGGCAGTCATGGTCCTGCCCATCATTGCGTCCCTGGCCCGTGAAATCTTCCTCCAGGCGCCCATGCTGCACCAGGAAGCGGCGTTGGCACTGGGAGCCACCCGGTGGGAAATGATTCGGATGGCCGTGCTTCCCTTTGCCCGCGGCGGCATTATCAGCGCCGTCATGCTGGGCCTGGGACGGGCCCTGGGCGAAACCATGGCCGTGGCCCTGGTGCTCTCCTCCGGGCCGTTGATCGCGTCGTTGATCCGCTCCGGCAACCAGACCATCGCCGCCGAGATCGCCCTTAATTTCCCCGAGGCGTTTGGGCTGCGCCTGCATGAACTCATCGCAGCGGGTCTGGTCCTGTTCCTCATCACCCTGCTGGTGAACATGGTGGCCCGCTGGATCATCAGCCGCCACAAAGAATTCTCGGGAGCCAACTGA